The following is a genomic window from candidate division WOR-3 bacterium.
ATCTACCACCTCATCCCGAAGACACCGTCCCCAACAACCCTGATGCCGGGGTTGAACCATTGACCCCGCGCAAGAGCCAGTTATTACCGGTGTTGCGGATTCCGGAGTTTGTGGTGTTTGCCCTCTCCCAGGCTTTTTCTCTGTTCGGTGACAAACTGGACTATATGGCACTTCTCGCGATGATTGCCTACTACGCCACCCGGTTCGGCTGGGAAAGTGCCCGGGCAATCTCCTACCTTTCGGTCGTGGTCGCCCTGCCCACGGTACTATTTGGACCGCTTGCCGGCGTTCTCGTTGACCGCTGGGACCGGCGCAAGGTGATGATTGTGTGCGACTCCTGCCGGACGGTGCTCGTGCTACTCATCCCGCTCCTTGCCATCGCCACCAATCAACTGCTCCTCGTCTACTTTCTTGCCTTTTTAGTGTTTCTCTTTGGCTTATTCTTCAACACCTCCCGGCTCGCAATCATCCCCAACCTCGTGGGACCGGAGCGGGTGCTCGGTGCCAACTCGGTCTTAAACATCATTGGCCGGCTCGCAACATTCGCCGGAATGGTTCTCGGCGGTTTAATCGTGGACTGGAACGGCTGGGCACGCATGGGAATTAGACCGGTCTGGACCGCGGGATTTTACCTTGACTCCTTCACCTATTTCGTCTCGGTCATTTCGCTCCTCTTTATCTTCAAGCGGCTTGCCAGCGGCAAGAAGTACAACGCACCGCACCAGCCCGAGGTTCAACTTTTTATCAAAGAGCAGTCCCGGATGATTGAAAGTGTCAAAGGGTTGCTGCGCGTGGTCAAAGGCGAGCCCGCGGTCTGGTTCGTTTACTCCTCAATCGTTTTGATGGTGATTTTGGGCGCCGCGGTCATCGTCCTCTATGTTCCGGTGATTCAGTCAAGCCGGGAACTGGGCGGTGTTGGTCTGGGTACCAAGGGTGTTGGTTATGTCGCG
Proteins encoded in this region:
- a CDS encoding MFS transporter, giving the protein MSQEKPSAPNTNLPPHPEDTVPNNPDAGVEPLTPRKSQLLPVLRIPEFVVFALSQAFSLFGDKLDYMALLAMIAYYATRFGWESARAISYLSVVVALPTVLFGPLAGVLVDRWDRRKVMIVCDSCRTVLVLLIPLLAIATNQLLLVYFLAFLVFLFGLFFNTSRLAIIPNLVGPERVLGANSVLNIIGRLATFAGMVLGGLIVDWNGWARMGIRPVWTAGFYLDSFTYFVSVISLLFIFKRLASGKKYNAPHQPEVQLFIKEQSRMIESVKGLLRVVKGEPAVWFVYSSIVLMVILGAAVIVLYVPVIQSSRELGGVGLGTKGVGYVAAIGSIGLLLSSMGYGIIGHRLPKHKVILVCFLVMGAVVAGLAASKTFAPVAPLIFIAGLALSPVYIGMDTLLHEAVPEEVRGRIFSTRDWLLHLLFAIAAFLIGQLTNFFSSRRLLFGFGILVVVACIAGFFVTRNKKIG